ctttatttttaatgaattatttataatttaagatgTGAAAGTGTAAGATACTGTCCTAGCTGTTGAATGGACTACACCTAGTAACATTTTGTGATGCGATTAATTATTTATCGGAAATTTATGATGAAGACAAGACTAATTGATGAATGGGTCCGACATCATGTCCCGTACTGACATAATGGTGCTTTGAGTTGAGTTATGTTGAGCAGATAATGGCCATTCTCTTGATGGAAACTTGTGGCCCAATAATTGTATCATTTAACTCACTGTATGCAACATTTTGATCTTAccatatttgaaaaagaaagaacgGAAGAATTATGAGTCCGAGCCAAATGgagggtttttcttttttttttttaaatttcatattttggtCAAATTACAGCTTCTGAAAAGGACTTGGAACGTGCAACACAAGAAGAACCAACAAGCAATGTCGTTTTGTGAATTATATGTACGAAACCATTAATCTCTTCAGGCCATTTGGAAATGGAAAGAAATTCCCCACGTTGTTTGTTTTCACTATCATATTTTAGCCTACAAGTAACCTAAGTTTTGGTTTGCAATTACAAGTAAtgtatgatttaatttataaatacacaGTTTACCCAAGCATTTGTTTAATTGtcagatatataaataatttgtatccATTTAAGAAGACAATCAAGAGATTTTATAGAGTCAGCTAGGCCGGAAGATTTTTTTCCACCCCAAAGTTTGACAAAAgggtaatttttgtttttcctcttctcttttcttatttattggcagaaaagaaaaaaaatctagaggGAGCTGGTAGATTTAGCTACTACCTTATGTTCTTACCTGAAATATTGTTTAACCATGacttaattgaatttaactcattgttttaattcaaaaagtTTGATCTCACCACCACGTGAGATCAAGAGAAGAAATTATTTGGGATTTCACCTCCATGACTTCATTTGCAAGAGTCTTCGAGCTCAGACATGAACATGTgttatcttgtttgattttctaGTCTATGGCCCACATCTCATAATTAAAAGTTGTTGTTTCTATATTTGTTGTCTCTCTCGCTTGACATTACTCTTGCAATGTTTACTTGAAGTGACAGCTAACATTAACCATTTTTACGCATATACCTATTGTTAAAAGTATTAACAACAACTGCTTGATTATTCTACTTCTACTTCAACCTCAACCTTTTGTTTGTTGTGATTTACATACTATTATttcttatctaatttttatcatcgttataattagatttgaatcaaatattatcattagTTCAATAAATTAGGTTAAGGGTGGCTCATATAAATCTGAGTCAAAACctagtttaataattaaattattaatttttagtttttttaattattaattaagaggaaaaaaggaatcttataattattttagaataaattataaattaatttcagttAAGATGTAAAACATTGTTatcttttgataaattataaaaaaaattaaaatatttcattaataaatttaacacacaAATGGACAAATCAAGATGAAAGATGGAAAGTAGTCATAGGGCGGCTATATGCACAAGATGGAAAGGGACACGTCAGTAAATACGCCGAagaactatgtcccacccaaaatttagttaaatttttaaaacatactcttaataaatgaaaatttaaatatctacctATAGACTACCTcctgtcaaaattttttattaaatataagggtaaaattattattttatcactaaaccctaaagtcctaaaaatttatattattttttcttttaatttaaaaaattaataatttactttatgattaaacttaaaaaaactatattttcttcataaaatttcaatttttcaaataacctatCCTTCTCCAACAACCAACTGTCTCTAGCCTCCTTTCTCCCTTCTTCCAGTCTCTACCTCATTGGAGAAGACTAAATTTCATctagataaagataaattattttcattcagaTGAATTGACGAAGGTGATTCTTACCTTTGTTGATTTCAGATGAAtcgataaagatgaaaaattatcttCATTGAGtaacaatatgaaaaaatctttgAGCTACGATGAGACCAAAGTGATGACAAGATTGAATCAACAATAAGACCTGATTTTCGAGCAATAAACATGATGAGACTAGATCTTCAAGAGATGAAGATGAGTTCATTCAGATGAAGTTCCCTTTTCTACGATAAGGATGAGACaggaaaaagggaaagagaCTGCTAGAGGTTGtcaaaagagagaaattatttgaaaaactaaaactcTAGAGAGAAAATATAGGTTTTCAAATCttggataaaatttttatcatttcattttaattgtaaatattgaggggtatttttatcattttattttataagggtaaatttatcattttaatcttatcttaatagatattatttacattaacaGTTTTTGGGTGAGATCTCaagattttattcttatataaacaaaattttgacattagactaaaacttaggtgagaAATACTCGTTTGGCCCGGTAATTACTAGAGACGGTGGGGAAATCACAAAATGTCGCTTCTTTTTATCCTGACAGGTTGGCAGCCCTGATTGCAAATATTCATTTACTTACTATGCCTCCACTGTTACTTGTTCTCGACTCTTCCAAAAAAACATGCGCTATTAGGCCTTTACTTAGTGATTATCCACAAAAGCACCAAAGCCCTCCCTCACCATTCATTATCTCACAACGTGCACAAAATAAATTGTTCCACATAAACTGCCACtattgaatttttagttttagcACACTCCAAGGCAATTTTGGGTCTGATCTGAGACATAGAATTTGTGTACTACCGTTCTCAATCCTTAGCCCAGCGACAATAAAGATTCTCTGTCTCTCATGAGAAAAAATTTtcgttcaattttttttttcttttttaacttaaaaaaaatttctctttatctctatttttgcgaaaagaaaattttactttatactatttaaatataatataagtatattaaataataaaattaattaaaattaaaattaaaattaatttattattctaaatatcacatatatcatatattaatcatcataatatataataaaaatataaataaatttaaaattataaatatatattaacattttaaataaaaatattaatataaaaaaatagagatTAGAACAGAGATAAGacgaagagaaaaaaaatgcatatatcctcattttttattataaaaatattttttcatcactatttctgttttatttttttataaaggaATCTCACCACCATCATGGTTAAGGTTAAGGAATGTTCATCTAGCTAAAGGTTAGAGTGAATGAAAGACCTTAAATCTATAATGAAATTTCCATTTCTAATACTGTCAGTTGCATTATTACTCAAACACCTTCTAGAACCGGGGACATATTTGCTGCTTTATGTTTTATTCGacattttatttgtcaaataaaaAACACTAAATTCTCCTACAATACGTGTCAACCACAGCGCCGAGTAGCATAAAATGTTCATTCACTAACAGCTGAAACTTGCCAAGTGTATAATTGCTCCAAACTTTCCTCTATATATAGCTACCTTACTACTCTCCCCTTTCCGCCTCACAATTTCGCTTCTCAATTCTTACTATTATTAAGTcctaacaaaataaacaaagcCTCAAGCATGGCTCACTCACGTGCCATGCTCCTATTGATGTTCTCTCTCGCTCTTCTAGCATCCTCAGCCATGGCTCAAGCCCCAGGTCCATCACCACCACCTTCAATCTCACTGCCTCCAACTCCAACTCCAATCGCCACTCCACCTACCGCAGCTGCACCTTCACCTTCAGTTTCCCCACCTCCTTCGCTGACCCCAACACCGACCCCAACGAGTACTCCGCCACCAGCTTTGACCCCAACATTGACCCCCCCAGAGAGTAGTCCACCACCGGCTCCATCTCCAAACGCAGCAACGCCATCAgctccacctccacctccacctccaccagCGCCAGCACCAGGTTCCACAAGTCCCGCACCGAATCCTGGTTCTGGAGTTTCTGTTCGTGGAAATATCATGGCCTTGTTGGCATTTATTGGAGGAGTAGCTTTAGTACTCTTTGTTTAGAAATAGAGTGTCATCAATTattgttttaaacttttatttttccatCGTGTAGATTAATTTAGATGATTATCATTTGTGTATTCtttatgttttcttcttttggttGATTCCTGGACTTCCATTTGTGATTTGTGAGCATGTTTTGGAGATTATCAATGGGATGTTACATCATTTTGACTTAATAAGAGAGACTTTGTGATCTTTGTTTGTGCTTATTTTATGCTCCCTACATCAATTATGCTACATCATGATTTTTCATCAAGGAAAACCTACAATATTTGTAATAGTTTTTTCTTGGCAACAATACACACCCACACATACATGAAGCCAACAATTAAATTCATTGTACCACAAATTAAGAGGAGAAAACAGAGAAAGGAAAGCATTTTTATGAAAGGCAATGTATTATAGTATGCGAAGATTAGGTGGGTGGGTTGGTGAAGAGGTAGATGGAATTGTTTGTGAAAGTTATGTGGTAGTGTAGTGGTGGGGAAGTATGGaatggaagaagaggaaaaagttAGGTGGTGCTAGCTGTTAAGGAGAAAGAGGAGGTAGAAAATATGTGGAAGTGAGGAAATTGAAAAGGAGAGGAGAGGAGGATGAATAGGCAGGTGGCTTTTGGCCTTTTTCTAAGTGAAGGAGAAAGaagagttaaaaagaaaaatggggTTTTATTTAGTGGTGGAAGCATATGGAGGAGATGgggggtggtggtggtggtggtggtgggtcTGTCTTCAGACAAATCAAAATGACTAGGAAAGTGATATTCACATGCTGTGTTAGCCCCACTAACATTTGTGTGTTTGTGAGAGCAAGGAAGAAAGATTTTTCTTTGAGGTCATAAAGATTATTACTAAAAAAACAACTCACTTTCATTCCGTAATACATCATCAAAGGACCTTTACTTTTAAGAATTGCGAATTTGTTCTTCAACATAATCACAACCTAATAACACTTGGACGTGATATTTAGCTTTTCAAAGATTGTTGTTAGAAGAACAACTGACAAGTGAAATCTccaaattttcaagaattatttTGCTTTGATTATTGTCTGTTGTAGACAGGTTACCACAACAAAATCGCATGAGAGTAAGTGGAACAAAATgatcaaaacaacattgttCAATATGTATCTTATGTCCCCTTATTTCATCATAAATggttattaattaaagtttCTAGGTTACCATAAAACTgatgttccttttttttatgCACGAAGTTTGCAGTGCAGTATCCATTAATGATGAAGTGGGTTGTTTACAGCTGAAAATGTAGAAGAGAACTGATTCATTTTGCGggtaaagataaagaaaataagattcTCGGACCAAATGGAAAGTAGTATGCTCTTGCTAAAGTAAGCAGCCATAAAAGCATTGGATTCCTTTTATAAAAAGCTGACTAACAGTCATCATAACCCTTTTCATCTTTACTTTACCTTGTTCCCAAAAATTTCATCTCAATTTAAAGCCGACCCCTCTACC
Above is a genomic segment from Mangifera indica cultivar Alphonso chromosome 3, CATAS_Mindica_2.1, whole genome shotgun sequence containing:
- the LOC123210474 gene encoding classical arabinogalactan protein 7-like; translation: MAHSRAMLLLMFSLALLASSAMAQAPGPSPPPSISLPPTPTPIATPPTAAAPSPSVSPPPSLTPTPTPTSTPPPALTPTLTPPESSPPPAPSPNAATPSAPPPPPPPPAPAPGSTSPAPNPGSGVSVRGNIMALLAFIGGVALVLFV